In the Rhodoferax fermentans genome, CCAGCGCGGTGATGAGCTGCGCCAGCGCGCGCCAGCTCGCGTCGGTGTGGCCCTGGATGGCCTGGATGTCCGTGGGCGCGTAGCCGTAAAGGTCCTGGTCGCAGGACTTCACCATCTCTCCGATCATGCCGGCCAGGCCCATGCGCTGGCCGTCTTCGGGGCTGAAGATGTGTTGCACACCGTAGGCATGCAACTCGGCGATCTCGCTGGGCACTATCACACCGCCACCACCGCCAAACACCTGGATGTGGGCGCCGCCCCGGCTACGGAGCAGATCCACCATGTACTTGAAGTACTCCACATGGCCACCCTGGTAGGAGCTGATGGCAATGCCTTGCACGTCTTCCTGCAGCGCGGCGGTCACCACCTCGTCCACACTGCGGTTGTGGCCCAGGTGGATCACCTCGGCGCCCATGCTCTGCAGGATGCGGCGCATGATGTTGATCGAGGCGTCATGCCCGTCAAACAGGCTGGCCGCAGTGACAAAACGCACTTTGTGGGTCGGGCGGTAGTGGGCCAGGGCCTTGAGGTCGGTGGACAGGTCGGTCATGGTTGTCTCCAGTCGGGTACTTATCGTTGTAAGGTTCAAACCGCGATTTCATCGGTTTGAACTGACTTGACGTTGACGTCAACGTCAATCTGGTGCGCATGGTACTTGAAACGGTGCTTTCGCGTTACATTGCCGTGTGGTCGCCAGCCACTGCCTTGAACACCCTCGGACCTGATGCCATGACACCCATCCAGCTTTTTGACACCGCCTCCAGCACCTACACCTACGTCCTGTTTGACCCGGCCAGCCGTGATGCCGTGATCATCGACCCGGTGGACACCCAGATCGCGCGCGACTTGCAGGTGTTGCGCGAACATGGTCTCAAACTCATCTGGGCACTCGAAACCCATGCCCATGCCGACCACATCACCAGCGCGGGCCAGTTGGCCGAACTGGCTGGCGCCAAAACCACTGCACCGGCAGGCTGTGGTATCAGCACGGCCTCAGTGCAGCTCAAGGACGGTGATGTGCTGGACTTTGGCGCTGAACAAATCCGCGCCCTGCACACGCCGGGCCACACCGCAGGCAGTATGAGTTTTGTCTGGCGCAGCCATGTGTTCACGGGTGACACCTTGCTGATCAACGGCTGTGGCCGCACCGATTTCCAGTCCGGCAGCGCAGTCCAGCTCTACCACAGCCTCACCGAGGTCTTGTTCAAACTGCCCGACGACACCATCGTCTGGCCAGGACATGACTACCAGGGCAAAACCCAGTCCAGCATCGGCCAGGAAAAGGCCAGCAATGCCCGGGTGGCGGGCAAGAGCCAGGCCGAGTTTGTCGCCATCATGGACGCGCTGAAACTGCCGCCGCCCCAACGCATCCAGGAGGCGGTGCCTGCCAACCTGCGCTCTGGTCTGCGCCACGACACCCCAGCGCCCGAGAGCCTGCTGCCGCGCCCGGTCGACGGTTACGCCGGTGACGTGTCGCCCACCCTGGCCTGGCAGTGGTTTGAGGCGGGTGAAGCGGTGCTGGTGGATGTGCGCACCGATGCCGAGCGCGCCTGGGTCGGTTTTGTGCCCGGCGCCATCGCCGTGGCCTGGAAACAATGGCCCGGCATGGCGATGAACCCCGACTTTGATGCGCAGTTGCAAGCCGCTGTGCCCGAAGGCCAAAAAGTGCTATTGTTGTGCCGCAGCGGGGTGCGCTCGGTTGCAGCGGCCCAGCGTGCCACCGAGTTGGGGCTGCAGGCCTACAACATCCTCGAAGGTTTTGAAGGTGACCCGGACGAGCACGCCCAGCGCAACCGGCGCGGTGGCTGGCGCTTTCATGGCCTGCCCTGGCGCCAGGGTTGAGGCCTGCTCACGCCCAGCCATCTGCTCGATGCCCACGGACGCTGTTTTATTGAGCTAGCTCAACTGACACGATGTCAGGGCCTGCTGGCCTGGCTGTCGTGCCGATGGACGGCGGGTTTGTGCTGATAATCCCCGGCATGACTTTTTTGGCAATGGACGTGGGCAATACCCGCCTGAAATGGGCCCTGCATGCTGCACCCAGGCGCGACGCGCCGGTGCTGGCCCAGGGGGTGCAATTCCTCGACAACATCGAAACACTGGCTG is a window encoding:
- a CDS encoding rhodanese-like domain-containing protein; its protein translation is MPPPQRIQEAVPANLRSGLRHDTPAPESLLPRPVDGYAGDVSPTLAWQWFEAGEAVLVDVRTDAERAWVGFVPGAIAVAWKQWPGMAMNPDFDAQLQAAVPEGQKVLLLCRSGVRSVAAAQRATELGLQAYNILEGFEGDPDEHAQRNRRGGWRFHGLPWRQG